The proteins below come from a single Acinonyx jubatus isolate Ajub_Pintada_27869175 chromosome A1, VMU_Ajub_asm_v1.0, whole genome shotgun sequence genomic window:
- the RUBCNL gene encoding protein associated with UVRAG as autophagy enhancer isoform X1 — protein MVSQSMGRQDSPVHPWEGVSSDPGDVEDSPNLLDTDQPPCKSDVRFMRHRAAWINPQCAQQQLQDLPPQVPTAGNGGNHFGRDTACSLGPSPSSLGDSMVETSLSKDTADSAWGSGDKNSDFSFTSKGEQAVLPGKSPQMSVFTSSKAASSWPEADSAFLKPSHLTASAGEGAVPVGRRTTSLNSFSPEAFLLPVDVEKENAHFYVADMMIAAMEEIKCTILGQQHTQNWSVEEASASLGNDQADPEMAFYTSIKQESGSSDSSDSGYEGCAVLQGSPVAGTPTYCDVLKEACKCDFDDFVVVEVGEFNNITETCGCPCNSSKSVTYEPNFNSAEGIAKELYRVFRKCWVLSEVNHQLAGSLNAAGSIVVNEERVRKDFESSVDVVQEIKLKSRIRGAEDWTPPRFQIIFSVHPPLKRDLVVAAQNFLCAGCGTPIEPKFVKRLRYCEYLGKYFCDCCHSYAETCIPARILTLWDFRKYYVSNFSKRLLDGLWHQPVFNLLSVGHSLYAKAKELDRVRETREQLFHIKKLLRTCRFAESTLKEFEQVPRHLTNELHLFSLDDLVRVKKKLLVPLLKDILKASLAHVAGCELCQGKGFICEFCQSATVIFPFQTETCRRCSGSPVISKPFHGSNLAMHSAFTIGCRACFHKRCFQSSGCPRCARITARRRLLESLPPAAS, from the exons ATGGTGTCACAGTCTATGGGCCGGCAGGATTCTCCTGTGCACCCTTGGGAAGGGGTCAGCAGTGACCCTGGTGACGTTGAGGACTCGCCCAATCTCCTGGACACTGACCAGCCTCCTTGCAAATCAGACGTCAGGTTCATGAGGCACAGAGCTGCCTGGATTAACCCCCAGTGTGCGCAGCAGCAGCTACAGGATTTGCCCCCTCAGGTGCCGACAGCGGGGAACGGTGGGAACCACTTTGGAAGGGATACCGCCTGTTCCCTGGGCCCTTCACCGTCGTCCCTTGGGGACTCCATGGTGGAGACATCACTGTCCAAGGATACTGCAGACTCTGCCTGGGGCTCAGGTGACAAGAACAGCGACTTCTCTTTTACCTCCAAGGGAGAGCAGGCAGTGCTCCCAGGAAAGTCTCCTCAGATGTCTGTGTTCACAAGCTCCAAGGCTGCCTCCTCGTGGCCGGAAGCTGACAGCGCTTTTTTGAAGCCTTCCCATCTGACAGCTTCCGCTGGTGAAG GTGCTGTTCCAGTCGGTAGAAGAACCACTTCTTTGAATTCCTTCTCCCCAGAAGCATTCTTGCTCCCTGTCGATGTAGAAAag GAAAATGCCCACTTTTACGTAGCGGATATGATGATAGCAGCCATGGAGGAAATAAAGTGTACCATCCTCGGTCAACAGCACACACAGAACTGGAGCGTAGAAGAAGCCAGTGCGTCGCTCGGGAATGATCAGGCGGACCCCGAAATGGCCTTTTATACGAGCATAAAGCAGGAATCTGGGTCTTCCGATTCTTCTGACAGTGGCTACGAAG gCTGTGCTGTGTTACAGGGCAGCCCAGTGGCTGGGACCCCCACTTACTGTGATGTGCTCAAAGAAGCCTGTAAATGTGACTTCGATGACTTTGTTGTCGTAG AAGTTGGTGAGTTTAACAATATCACAGAAACCTGTGGATGCCCCTGCAACTCCTCTAAGAG TGTCACTTATGAGCCAAACTTCAATTCTGCTGAGGGAATAGCCAAAGAGTTGTACCGAGTATTCCGGAAGTGCTGGGTGTTGTCAGAAGTTAATCATCAGCTGGCAGGTTCTCTGAATGCAGCTGGCTCGATC GTTGTGAATGAAGAGCGTGTCCGAAAAGACTTTGAATCCAGCGTGGATGTAGTTCAGGAAATTAAACTTAAGTCGAGGATCAGAGGGGCTGAAGACTGGACGCCCCCTAGATTTCAAATCATATTCAGTGTTCACCCACCACTCAA GAGGGATCTCGTGGTAGCAGCCCAGAATTTTTTATGTGCTGGCTGTGGAACTCCAATAGAACCTA AGTTTGTGAAGCGGCTGCGGTACTGCGAATACCTGGGGAAGTACTTCTGTGACTGCTGTCACTCCTACGCGGAGACCTGCATCCCTGCCCGGATCCTCACCTTGTGGGACTTCAGGAAGTACTACGTCAGCAATTTCTCCAAACGGCTGCTGGACGGCCTGTGGCACCAGCCGGTTTTCAATTTGCTGAGCGTTGGCCACAGCCTGTATGCCAAGGCCAAGGAACTAGACAGAGTGAGG GAAACCCGGGAGCAACTTTTTCATATTAAGAAGCTGTTGAGGACCTGCAGGTTTGCTGAAAG CACATTAAAGGAGTTTGAGCAGGTGCCGAGGCACTTGACTAATGAGCTCCACCTGTTCTCCCTGGACGATCTGGTCAGGGTCAAGAAAAAGCTGCTGGTGCCCTTGCTCAAGGACATTCTAAAAGCTTCCCTCGCACATGTGGCCGGCTGTGAG CTGTGTCAAGGAAAGGGCTTCATTTGTGAATTTTGTCAGAGTGCCACGGTCATCTTCCCATTTCAGACCGAAACGTGTAGAAGATGTTCAG GAAGTCCCGTGATCTCTAAACCGTTTCATGGGAGCAATCTGGCAATGCATTCTGCCTTTACCATTG ggtgtagagcctgctttcaCAAGCGGTGTTTCCAGTCGTCTGGGTGCCCCCGGTGTGCGAGGATCACAGCTAGGAGAAGACTTTTGGAAAGTTTACCCCCTGCAGCATCATGA
- the RUBCNL gene encoding protein associated with UVRAG as autophagy enhancer isoform X2 — translation MVSQSMGRQDSPVHPWEGVSSDPGDVEDSPNLLDTDQPPCKSDVRFMRHRAAWINPQCAQQQLQDLPPQVPTAGNGGNHFGRDTACSLGPSPSSLGDSMVETSLSKDTADSAWGSGDKNSDFSFTSKGEQAVLPGKSPQMSVFTSSKAASSWPEADSAFLKPSHLTASAGEGAVPVGRRTTSLNSFSPEAFLLPVDVEKENAHFYVADMMIAAMEEIKCTILGQQHTQNWSVEEASASLGNDQADPEMAFYTSIKQESGSSDSSDSGYEGCAVLQGSPVAGTPTYCDVLKEACKCDFDDFVVVEVGEFNNITETCGCPCNSSKSVTYEPNFNSAEGIAKELYRVFRKCWVLSEVNHQLAGSLNAAGSIVVNEERVRKDFESSVDVVQEIKLKSRIRGAEDWTPPRFQIIFSVHPPLKRDLVVAAQNFLCAGCGTPIEPKFVKRLRYCEYLGKYFCDCCHSYAETCIPARILTLWDFRKYYVSNFSKRLLDGLWHQPVFNLLSVGHSLYAKAKELDRVRETREQLFHIKKLLRTCRFAESTLKEFEQVPRHLTNELHLFSLDDLVRVKKKLLVPLLKDILKASLAHVAGCELCQGKGFICEFCQSATVIFPFQTETCRRCSGCRACFHKRCFQSSGCPRCARITARRRLLESLPPAAS, via the exons ATGGTGTCACAGTCTATGGGCCGGCAGGATTCTCCTGTGCACCCTTGGGAAGGGGTCAGCAGTGACCCTGGTGACGTTGAGGACTCGCCCAATCTCCTGGACACTGACCAGCCTCCTTGCAAATCAGACGTCAGGTTCATGAGGCACAGAGCTGCCTGGATTAACCCCCAGTGTGCGCAGCAGCAGCTACAGGATTTGCCCCCTCAGGTGCCGACAGCGGGGAACGGTGGGAACCACTTTGGAAGGGATACCGCCTGTTCCCTGGGCCCTTCACCGTCGTCCCTTGGGGACTCCATGGTGGAGACATCACTGTCCAAGGATACTGCAGACTCTGCCTGGGGCTCAGGTGACAAGAACAGCGACTTCTCTTTTACCTCCAAGGGAGAGCAGGCAGTGCTCCCAGGAAAGTCTCCTCAGATGTCTGTGTTCACAAGCTCCAAGGCTGCCTCCTCGTGGCCGGAAGCTGACAGCGCTTTTTTGAAGCCTTCCCATCTGACAGCTTCCGCTGGTGAAG GTGCTGTTCCAGTCGGTAGAAGAACCACTTCTTTGAATTCCTTCTCCCCAGAAGCATTCTTGCTCCCTGTCGATGTAGAAAag GAAAATGCCCACTTTTACGTAGCGGATATGATGATAGCAGCCATGGAGGAAATAAAGTGTACCATCCTCGGTCAACAGCACACACAGAACTGGAGCGTAGAAGAAGCCAGTGCGTCGCTCGGGAATGATCAGGCGGACCCCGAAATGGCCTTTTATACGAGCATAAAGCAGGAATCTGGGTCTTCCGATTCTTCTGACAGTGGCTACGAAG gCTGTGCTGTGTTACAGGGCAGCCCAGTGGCTGGGACCCCCACTTACTGTGATGTGCTCAAAGAAGCCTGTAAATGTGACTTCGATGACTTTGTTGTCGTAG AAGTTGGTGAGTTTAACAATATCACAGAAACCTGTGGATGCCCCTGCAACTCCTCTAAGAG TGTCACTTATGAGCCAAACTTCAATTCTGCTGAGGGAATAGCCAAAGAGTTGTACCGAGTATTCCGGAAGTGCTGGGTGTTGTCAGAAGTTAATCATCAGCTGGCAGGTTCTCTGAATGCAGCTGGCTCGATC GTTGTGAATGAAGAGCGTGTCCGAAAAGACTTTGAATCCAGCGTGGATGTAGTTCAGGAAATTAAACTTAAGTCGAGGATCAGAGGGGCTGAAGACTGGACGCCCCCTAGATTTCAAATCATATTCAGTGTTCACCCACCACTCAA GAGGGATCTCGTGGTAGCAGCCCAGAATTTTTTATGTGCTGGCTGTGGAACTCCAATAGAACCTA AGTTTGTGAAGCGGCTGCGGTACTGCGAATACCTGGGGAAGTACTTCTGTGACTGCTGTCACTCCTACGCGGAGACCTGCATCCCTGCCCGGATCCTCACCTTGTGGGACTTCAGGAAGTACTACGTCAGCAATTTCTCCAAACGGCTGCTGGACGGCCTGTGGCACCAGCCGGTTTTCAATTTGCTGAGCGTTGGCCACAGCCTGTATGCCAAGGCCAAGGAACTAGACAGAGTGAGG GAAACCCGGGAGCAACTTTTTCATATTAAGAAGCTGTTGAGGACCTGCAGGTTTGCTGAAAG CACATTAAAGGAGTTTGAGCAGGTGCCGAGGCACTTGACTAATGAGCTCCACCTGTTCTCCCTGGACGATCTGGTCAGGGTCAAGAAAAAGCTGCTGGTGCCCTTGCTCAAGGACATTCTAAAAGCTTCCCTCGCACATGTGGCCGGCTGTGAG CTGTGTCAAGGAAAGGGCTTCATTTGTGAATTTTGTCAGAGTGCCACGGTCATCTTCCCATTTCAGACCGAAACGTGTAGAAGATGTTCAG ggtgtagagcctgctttcaCAAGCGGTGTTTCCAGTCGTCTGGGTGCCCCCGGTGTGCGAGGATCACAGCTAGGAGAAGACTTTTGGAAAGTTTACCCCCTGCAGCATCATGA
- the RUBCNL gene encoding protein associated with UVRAG as autophagy enhancer isoform X3, with protein MVSQSMGRQDSPVHPWEGVSSDPGDVEDSPNLLDTDQPPCKSDVRFMRHRAAWINPQCAQQQLQDLPPQVPTAGNGGNHFGRDTACSLGPSPSSLGDSMVETSLSKDTADSAWGSGDKNSDFSFTSKGEQAVLPGKSPQMSVFTSSKAASSWPEADSAFLKPSHLTASAGEGAVPVGRRTTSLNSFSPEAFLLPVDVEKENAHFYVADMMIAAMEEIKCTILGQQHTQNWSVEEASASLGNDQADPEMAFYTSIKQESGSSDSSDSGYEGCAVLQGSPVAGTPTYCDVLKEACKCDFDDFVVVEVGEFNNITETCGCPCNSSKSVTYEPNFNSAEGIAKELYRVFRKCWVLSEVNHQLAGSLNAAGSIVVNEERVRKDFESSVDVVQEIKLKSRIRGAEDWTPPRFQIIFSVHPPLKRDLVVAAQNFLCAGCGTPIEPKFVKRLRYCEYLGKYFCDCCHSYAETCIPARILTLWDFRKYYVSNFSKRLLDGLWHQPVFNLLSVGHSLYAKAKELDRVRETREQLFHIKKLLRTCRFAESTLKEFEQVPRHLTNELHLFSLDDLVRVKKKLLVPLLKDILKASLAHVAGCELCQGKGFICEFCQSATVIFPFQTETCRRCSGIFIAS; from the exons ATGGTGTCACAGTCTATGGGCCGGCAGGATTCTCCTGTGCACCCTTGGGAAGGGGTCAGCAGTGACCCTGGTGACGTTGAGGACTCGCCCAATCTCCTGGACACTGACCAGCCTCCTTGCAAATCAGACGTCAGGTTCATGAGGCACAGAGCTGCCTGGATTAACCCCCAGTGTGCGCAGCAGCAGCTACAGGATTTGCCCCCTCAGGTGCCGACAGCGGGGAACGGTGGGAACCACTTTGGAAGGGATACCGCCTGTTCCCTGGGCCCTTCACCGTCGTCCCTTGGGGACTCCATGGTGGAGACATCACTGTCCAAGGATACTGCAGACTCTGCCTGGGGCTCAGGTGACAAGAACAGCGACTTCTCTTTTACCTCCAAGGGAGAGCAGGCAGTGCTCCCAGGAAAGTCTCCTCAGATGTCTGTGTTCACAAGCTCCAAGGCTGCCTCCTCGTGGCCGGAAGCTGACAGCGCTTTTTTGAAGCCTTCCCATCTGACAGCTTCCGCTGGTGAAG GTGCTGTTCCAGTCGGTAGAAGAACCACTTCTTTGAATTCCTTCTCCCCAGAAGCATTCTTGCTCCCTGTCGATGTAGAAAag GAAAATGCCCACTTTTACGTAGCGGATATGATGATAGCAGCCATGGAGGAAATAAAGTGTACCATCCTCGGTCAACAGCACACACAGAACTGGAGCGTAGAAGAAGCCAGTGCGTCGCTCGGGAATGATCAGGCGGACCCCGAAATGGCCTTTTATACGAGCATAAAGCAGGAATCTGGGTCTTCCGATTCTTCTGACAGTGGCTACGAAG gCTGTGCTGTGTTACAGGGCAGCCCAGTGGCTGGGACCCCCACTTACTGTGATGTGCTCAAAGAAGCCTGTAAATGTGACTTCGATGACTTTGTTGTCGTAG AAGTTGGTGAGTTTAACAATATCACAGAAACCTGTGGATGCCCCTGCAACTCCTCTAAGAG TGTCACTTATGAGCCAAACTTCAATTCTGCTGAGGGAATAGCCAAAGAGTTGTACCGAGTATTCCGGAAGTGCTGGGTGTTGTCAGAAGTTAATCATCAGCTGGCAGGTTCTCTGAATGCAGCTGGCTCGATC GTTGTGAATGAAGAGCGTGTCCGAAAAGACTTTGAATCCAGCGTGGATGTAGTTCAGGAAATTAAACTTAAGTCGAGGATCAGAGGGGCTGAAGACTGGACGCCCCCTAGATTTCAAATCATATTCAGTGTTCACCCACCACTCAA GAGGGATCTCGTGGTAGCAGCCCAGAATTTTTTATGTGCTGGCTGTGGAACTCCAATAGAACCTA AGTTTGTGAAGCGGCTGCGGTACTGCGAATACCTGGGGAAGTACTTCTGTGACTGCTGTCACTCCTACGCGGAGACCTGCATCCCTGCCCGGATCCTCACCTTGTGGGACTTCAGGAAGTACTACGTCAGCAATTTCTCCAAACGGCTGCTGGACGGCCTGTGGCACCAGCCGGTTTTCAATTTGCTGAGCGTTGGCCACAGCCTGTATGCCAAGGCCAAGGAACTAGACAGAGTGAGG GAAACCCGGGAGCAACTTTTTCATATTAAGAAGCTGTTGAGGACCTGCAGGTTTGCTGAAAG CACATTAAAGGAGTTTGAGCAGGTGCCGAGGCACTTGACTAATGAGCTCCACCTGTTCTCCCTGGACGATCTGGTCAGGGTCAAGAAAAAGCTGCTGGTGCCCTTGCTCAAGGACATTCTAAAAGCTTCCCTCGCACATGTGGCCGGCTGTGAG CTGTGTCAAGGAAAGGGCTTCATTTGTGAATTTTGTCAGAGTGCCACGGTCATCTTCCCATTTCAGACCGAAACGTGTAGAAGATGTTCAGGTATCTTCATAGCTTCATAA